A region from the Algoriphagus machipongonensis genome encodes:
- a CDS encoding transketolase yields MEKKSTEQLQEIASQVRRDILRMVHQVQSGHPGASLGCTEFFTALYFDQMKHDNSFNMEGKNEDLFFLSNGHISPVWYSVLSRSGYFPSSELKTFRKINSRLQGHPATEEHLPGIRIASGSLGQGLSVAIGAAQAKKIDGDDRFVYALMGDGEQEEGQIWEAAMYAAHWKVDNLIATIDLNRQQIDGPTEKIMDLIDLRAKYESFGWTVIDTENGNDMQSVVEGLEKAKSLAGKGKPVLNLLHTEMGFGVDFMVGTHKWHGIAPSDEQLADALAQLPETLGDY; encoded by the coding sequence ATGGAAAAAAAATCAACCGAGCAACTTCAGGAAATTGCATCTCAAGTAAGAAGAGACATCCTGAGAATGGTACATCAAGTACAATCTGGGCATCCAGGAGCCTCATTGGGCTGTACAGAGTTTTTTACAGCTCTGTATTTTGATCAAATGAAACATGATAATAGTTTCAACATGGAAGGAAAAAATGAAGATCTCTTTTTCCTTTCTAATGGACACATCTCTCCTGTTTGGTACAGTGTCTTATCGAGATCAGGCTACTTCCCTAGTTCTGAACTAAAAACATTTAGAAAGATCAACTCAAGGCTTCAGGGACACCCTGCTACTGAGGAGCATTTACCAGGAATTAGAATCGCATCCGGTTCTTTGGGACAAGGGCTATCTGTAGCAATAGGAGCAGCTCAAGCTAAGAAAATAGATGGTGATGATCGTTTTGTTTATGCCTTGATGGGCGATGGAGAGCAAGAAGAAGGTCAAATCTGGGAAGCAGCTATGTATGCTGCACACTGGAAAGTTGACAACTTAATTGCTACCATTGACCTAAACAGACAGCAAATCGATGGGCCTACCGAGAAAATCATGGATTTGATTGACTTGAGAGCAAAATATGAATCATTTGGATGGACAGTGATTGACACTGAAAATGGAAATGACATGCAATCTGTAGTCGAAGGATTAGAAAAAGCCAAAAGTCTAGCTGGAAAAGGGAAACCTGTTTTGAACCTACTTCACACCGAAATGGGATTCGGAGTAGATTTCATGGTCGGTACACATAAATGGCACGGTATCGCACCTAGTGACGAGCAATTGGCTGATGCGTTGGCTCAACTACCAGAAACACTGGGAGACTACTAA
- a CDS encoding fumarylacetoacetate hydrolase family protein → MKIICVGRNYVAHIEELQNEKPSNPVVFLKPETAVLKKGAPFFYPDYSDNIHYEGEVVLKINKEGKYIEKKFAHRYVSEIGFGVDFTARDLQDQCKAKGLPWEIAKAFNGSAPIGTFIPVAEIPDLKNIDFHLSINGEVKQKGNTSLMLFDFETIIEYVSQFFMLKKGDLIFTGTPAGVGPIHKGDRLEGFIGTKKLLDFEVK, encoded by the coding sequence ATGAAGATCATTTGCGTTGGCCGCAACTACGTGGCACATATAGAAGAATTACAAAACGAAAAACCTTCAAATCCAGTCGTATTCCTTAAGCCTGAAACTGCTGTCCTCAAAAAAGGAGCTCCTTTTTTCTATCCGGATTATTCTGACAACATACATTATGAAGGAGAAGTGGTTTTGAAAATCAACAAGGAAGGGAAATACATTGAGAAGAAATTTGCTCATCGATATGTAAGTGAAATAGGATTTGGTGTTGATTTTACGGCAAGAGACCTTCAGGATCAATGCAAAGCAAAAGGGCTTCCATGGGAAATTGCCAAAGCATTTAATGGTTCAGCTCCCATTGGCACTTTTATTCCTGTTGCTGAAATCCCAGACTTGAAAAACATAGACTTTCACCTTTCCATCAATGGAGAAGTCAAGCAAAAAGGAAATACCAGCTTAATGCTTTTTGATTTTGAGACGATCATAGAATACGTTTCCCAGTTTTTCATGCTTAAGAAGGGTGATTTAATATTCACGGGGACACCTGCAGGAGTAGGCCCAATTCACAAAGGAGATAGACTGGAAGGATTCATCGGTACGAAAAAACTGCTTGATTTTGAAGTTAAATAA
- a CDS encoding SGNH/GDSL hydrolase family protein, whose translation MIKPTFILLLFTALLACEKPKSEPMTTMTDPKVNNQDPLNYLALGDSYTIGEGVSDTERYPVQLVSLLNQQSDSKWDSPKIIAQTGWTVKELDEGINNTSLEDQPYDLVTLLIGVNDQYRGGSVEELKVNFEQMLLRAIGFAGNLPNHVIVISIPDWGVTPFAVSNGRDPEQIASEINAFNSAQKVICEKYGVDYVDITEDYRINGNEAEMLVSDNLHPSGLIYKSWAEKLADLIKSKAY comes from the coding sequence ATGATAAAACCAACTTTCATATTACTTCTATTCACAGCTTTACTTGCCTGTGAAAAACCAAAGTCTGAACCGATGACGACAATGACAGACCCAAAAGTCAACAACCAAGATCCCTTAAATTATCTGGCATTAGGTGACAGCTATACCATTGGAGAAGGAGTTTCTGATACTGAAAGGTATCCAGTTCAATTAGTATCTCTGTTAAATCAGCAATCTGATTCAAAATGGGATTCTCCAAAAATCATTGCACAGACAGGTTGGACAGTCAAAGAATTAGACGAAGGAATAAACAATACCAGCCTTGAAGATCAGCCCTATGATTTGGTCACTTTATTGATCGGAGTAAACGACCAATATAGAGGTGGCTCGGTAGAAGAGCTTAAAGTTAACTTTGAGCAAATGCTTTTACGGGCAATTGGATTTGCTGGCAATTTGCCAAATCATGTCATTGTGATTTCTATTCCAGATTGGGGAGTGACGCCATTTGCTGTTTCCAATGGTAGAGACCCAGAACAAATTGCTTCAGAAATTAATGCATTTAATTCAGCACAGAAAGTAATTTGTGAGAAGTACGGTGTGGATTACGTGGACATTACCGAGGATTACCGAATCAATGGAAATGAAGCAGAAATGCTCGTTTCAGACAATTTGCACCCAAGTGGGTTGATTTATAAATCATGGGCAGAAAAATTAGCAGACCTAATAAAATCAAAAGCATATTGA
- a CDS encoding YDG domain-containing protein, protein MTGGTATFSDEDVATGKTVTLTGATLSGADAGNYSLGSVATTTADITALEITGNFTADNKVYDGNNSATVLTRTLNGVISPDAVTLTGGTATFSDEDVATGKTVTLTGATLSGADAGNYSLGSVATTTADITALEITGNFTADNKVYDGNNSATVLTRTLNGVISPDAVTLTGGTATFSDEDVATGKTVTLTGATLSGADAGNYSLGSVATTTADITAKPASVTPNPASKYCGQDDPELSGSLEGFISSDNVEATYSISGTIISATLSPSNVLSNYDITYNEGVFTINDVTIDASASSAPVQVGSNAILSATVSPAVPGVSVTFYLNGNSVGSSSSDANGLVTLNVSSTILGSLPIVYKVDAIVGTGCAESVAYLPLYDPNGSFVTGGGWIMSPAGAYKADESLSGKANFGFVSKYKKGSSQVDGNTEFQFKAGNLNFKSTLHESGSLVISGKKATYRGEGTINGQPGFKFTLVALDGDYNGGSDPDEFRIKIWGNSGIIYDNGLGADGLGADDNSDAATTLGGGSIVIHEAKGKGNKRVVSDLVEVPWNTPSEVIEKKIAEMGATWFEGKPVQLKVETDSYNSLQAGFYEFKAGLAENDWFTLEEPITINVLVADKPMATDIQLSNSVMQKGITRGTIIGNFNTIDPLDNQHTYSIVENENFEVRGQSLVWIGNEIPTSTKLTVFSTDRVGQTIERSFELNKEIRFGDFNMFPNPAHSNLNIEVELGQSVNVGIRIFDALGRLVYEEEGVKAGTPKYQINIDHFSPGLYTVQLKTGQIVVNKRLIKK, encoded by the coding sequence TTGACAGGCGGAACAGCAACATTCTCGGATGAGGATGTGGCCACAGGCAAGACAGTTACCTTAACAGGTGCAACGTTATCGGGAGCAGATGCAGGCAACTACAGCCTGGGTTCAGTGGCGACTACAACAGCAGACATCACAGCGTTGGAAATCACTGGAAACTTCACAGCTGACAATAAGGTATACGACGGCAACAACAGCGCAACGGTATTGACCAGAACCCTGAATGGGGTGATCTCACCGGATGCGGTAACCTTGACAGGCGGAACAGCAACATTCTCGGATGAGGATGTGGCCACAGGCAAGACAGTTACCTTAACAGGTGCAACGTTATCGGGAGCAGATGCAGGCAACTACAGCCTGGGTTCAGTGGCGACTACAACAGCAGACATCACAGCGTTGGAAATCACTGGAAACTTCACAGCTGACAATAAGGTATACGACGGCAACAACAGCGCAACGGTATTGACCAGAACCCTGAATGGGGTGATCTCACCGGATGCGGTAACCTTGACAGGCGGAACAGCAACATTCTCGGATGAGGATGTGGCCACAGGCAAGACAGTTACCTTAACAGGTGCAACGTTATCGGGAGCAGATGCAGGCAACTACAGCCTGGGTTCAGTGGCGACTACAACAGCAGACATCACAGCAAAACCAGCCTCAGTTACCCCTAATCCTGCATCCAAATATTGTGGTCAGGATGATCCTGAATTATCTGGTTCTTTGGAAGGGTTTATTTCAAGTGATAATGTGGAAGCAACTTATTCCATCTCTGGAACTATAATAAGTGCTACGTTATCGCCTTCAAATGTTTTATCAAATTATGATATCACATATAATGAAGGTGTATTTACTATTAACGATGTGACCATCGACGCTTCTGCTTCCAGTGCTCCAGTTCAAGTGGGGTCAAATGCTATCCTAAGTGCTACTGTTTCTCCGGCTGTACCAGGAGTCTCTGTAACGTTCTATTTGAATGGAAATTCAGTAGGTAGCTCTAGCTCCGATGCTAATGGTCTAGTTACTTTAAATGTTTCTTCCACTATTCTGGGAAGTTTACCAATCGTTTACAAAGTAGATGCTATAGTGGGAACAGGTTGTGCTGAATCAGTAGCTTACTTACCGCTATATGATCCAAATGGAAGCTTCGTCACTGGGGGTGGTTGGATTATGTCACCAGCCGGAGCATACAAAGCAGATGAAAGCTTATCTGGAAAAGCCAACTTCGGCTTTGTTTCCAAATACAAAAAAGGTTCTAGCCAAGTCGATGGAAATACTGAATTCCAATTCAAAGCAGGAAATCTAAACTTCAAATCTACCCTGCATGAATCTGGAAGCTTGGTGATTTCTGGCAAGAAAGCGACCTATAGAGGTGAAGGTACTATCAATGGACAGCCAGGCTTTAAGTTTACCCTTGTTGCTTTGGATGGAGATTATAATGGAGGTTCAGATCCTGACGAATTCAGAATTAAGATTTGGGGTAACTCAGGAATTATTTATGACAATGGCTTGGGTGCCGATGGCTTGGGTGCCGATGATAATTCTGATGCCGCAACAACTCTTGGTGGTGGATCTATCGTAATCCATGAAGCAAAAGGCAAAGGCAATAAACGTGTCGTTTCTGATCTTGTCGAAGTTCCTTGGAATACACCATCTGAAGTAATTGAGAAGAAAATTGCTGAAATGGGAGCTACCTGGTTTGAGGGTAAACCTGTCCAGCTAAAAGTGGAAACGGATTCTTACAATTCTCTACAAGCAGGTTTCTATGAATTCAAGGCAGGATTAGCTGAAAATGATTGGTTTACTTTAGAAGAGCCAATTACCATCAATGTTTTAGTAGCTGATAAGCCGATGGCAACTGACATCCAATTGAGTAACTCTGTAATGCAAAAAGGTATCACGAGAGGGACCATCATTGGTAATTTCAATACCATTGACCCACTTGATAATCAGCATACTTATTCAATTGTTGAAAACGAGAACTTCGAAGTAAGAGGTCAGTCTTTAGTTTGGATTGGTAATGAAATTCCAACATCTACCAAATTGACAGTATTCAGTACAGATAGAGTTGGGCAAACTATTGAAAGATCCTTTGAACTGAACAAAGAAATCCGATTTGGAGACTTTAACATGTTCCCTAACCCAGCACATTCCAACTTGAATATTGAAGTGGAGTTAGGACAATCTGTCAATGTTGGAATCAGAATCTTTGATGCTTTGGGAAGACTCGTTTACGAGGAAGAAGGCGTGAAGGCTGGAACTCCTAAATACCAAATTAATATTGATCACTTCAGCCCAGGTCTATATACTGTTCAGTTGAAAACAGGACAAATAGTAGTGAATAAGAGATTGATCAAAAAGTAA
- a CDS encoding GNAT family N-acetyltransferase has product MIQINSKLSLQPVRNKDHQKLFKLMEKVYKSAYQHFWTDHGDWYLELCYSERNLEKELSRERPHYYFVVFENKTVGILKYDFPFSPRKIEIPNAMKLHRLYLDESVQGKGVAKELMVHIEKVAIENKLNFIWLEAMKKKPQAKRFYEKMGYEWVYTYQLEFERLFPEVRGIQIMKKRV; this is encoded by the coding sequence ATGATTCAAATCAATTCCAAGCTTAGCCTTCAACCTGTACGCAACAAGGATCACCAGAAGCTTTTTAAGCTAATGGAGAAAGTTTATAAATCTGCCTACCAACATTTTTGGACAGATCATGGAGATTGGTATTTAGAGCTTTGCTATAGCGAAAGAAATCTTGAAAAAGAACTTTCCAGAGAACGGCCGCACTACTATTTTGTAGTTTTTGAAAATAAAACTGTGGGGATTTTAAAATATGATTTCCCTTTTTCACCTAGAAAGATTGAAATCCCAAATGCGATGAAATTGCATCGTCTTTACCTTGATGAGTCGGTGCAAGGTAAAGGAGTAGCCAAAGAACTGATGGTTCATATCGAAAAAGTAGCTATTGAAAACAAGTTGAATTTCATTTGGCTGGAAGCCATGAAGAAAAAACCTCAGGCTAAACGATTCTATGAAAAAATGGGCTATGAATGGGTTTACACTTATCAATTGGAATTTGAAAGGCTTTTTCCGGAAGTGAGAGGAATCCAGATTATGAAGAAAAGGGTATAA
- a CDS encoding S66 peptidase family protein: MQKRDFLKSIGLLATSIPAFSFALPEGNLAKELKPYAIKKGDTVGLISPSAASSDRMQFTFAKEALEALGFQVKLGDHAMSRRGHLAGTDEERAGDLNQMFSDKEVKAIVSVRGGSGAARILPLIDYKSISINPKPLLGYSDITALHCAIQSQTGLITFHGPMGSGSWNSFNVDQFERMFFDQEKITFENVHAESDDLVVKSNRIQTLKGGIAEGKILGGNLTVLTAISGSPYYPDFKDAILFIEDVGEDPYRIDRMMSTLKLNGTLDQIKGFIFGQCSDCEPGGGYGSLTVDQVLDDFILPLNIPAYSGAMIGHISKQFIIPVGAQVKMDADAGTFVMTESVFDS, encoded by the coding sequence ATGCAAAAACGAGATTTTCTAAAATCCATAGGCCTTTTGGCTACCTCAATTCCTGCTTTTTCTTTTGCCCTTCCAGAAGGGAATCTAGCGAAGGAATTGAAACCTTATGCAATCAAAAAAGGTGATACCGTTGGGCTAATAAGCCCTTCTGCTGCCTCTTCTGACAGAATGCAATTCACTTTTGCAAAAGAGGCATTGGAAGCATTGGGATTCCAAGTAAAACTAGGAGACCATGCTATGAGTCGAAGAGGTCACTTGGCAGGCACCGATGAAGAAAGAGCGGGTGATCTCAACCAAATGTTTTCCGATAAAGAGGTAAAGGCAATCGTGAGTGTAAGAGGCGGATCTGGCGCTGCAAGAATCTTACCTCTTATTGATTATAAATCCATCTCGATAAACCCAAAACCGCTTTTGGGATATTCAGACATCACAGCTTTGCATTGTGCGATCCAATCACAAACAGGTTTGATCACTTTTCATGGTCCGATGGGATCAGGAAGTTGGAATAGTTTTAATGTAGATCAATTTGAGCGCATGTTCTTTGATCAGGAAAAAATCACATTTGAAAATGTACATGCAGAAAGTGACGATTTGGTAGTAAAGTCCAACCGGATTCAAACTTTAAAAGGAGGAATTGCTGAGGGTAAAATCCTAGGTGGAAACCTGACCGTTCTTACAGCAATTTCCGGTTCTCCTTATTACCCTGATTTTAAAGACGCCATTCTTTTTATCGAAGATGTTGGCGAAGATCCCTATCGCATTGACCGTATGATGAGCACTTTAAAACTCAATGGAACATTGGACCAAATTAAAGGGTTTATTTTTGGTCAGTGTAGCGATTGTGAGCCTGGAGGCGGTTATGGGTCCTTGACGGTAGATCAGGTTCTGGACGATTTTATTTTACCACTCAATATACCAGCATACTCTGGCGCGATGATTGGACATATTTCTAAGCAATTTATAATTCCTGTAGGAGCTCAAGTTAAAATGGATGCAGATGCGGGCACCTTTGTAATGACAGAATCCGTATTTGATTCATAA
- a CDS encoding DUF4377 domain-containing protein: MKTLLFIFTIFLTEMGCQKEEDTIETWWVNSSKKDCTGVGQMSCLQIQKGQSIDPNAWEFFYGKIEGFEYEAGNIYQLKVNVTPKEKPVPADASSLNYELVSIIYKEMDKKLRLTNIWKVVKAGSVENPVNPKSKESLVFEFNASEMSYFGDLGCNTVRGKIQDLDESNLVLGPGASTKMACMDMSSENAILQAISKIKSYQIADNQLTLFDENGAEVMLLQAVD, translated from the coding sequence TTGAAAACATTATTATTCATATTCACCATTTTCTTAACAGAAATGGGATGCCAAAAAGAGGAGGATACTATCGAAACTTGGTGGGTTAATTCCTCCAAAAAAGACTGTACAGGAGTTGGCCAAATGAGTTGCCTTCAAATCCAGAAAGGTCAATCAATTGATCCAAATGCCTGGGAATTTTTCTATGGAAAAATAGAAGGCTTTGAATATGAGGCGGGAAATATTTACCAGCTTAAAGTCAATGTCACTCCAAAAGAAAAGCCAGTCCCTGCCGATGCTTCTTCTCTTAATTATGAACTAGTATCTATTATATATAAAGAAATGGACAAAAAGCTTAGACTTACAAACATCTGGAAAGTAGTCAAAGCTGGTTCCGTAGAAAACCCTGTGAATCCTAAATCCAAAGAATCACTGGTATTTGAATTCAATGCTTCTGAGATGAGCTATTTTGGGGATTTAGGGTGCAATACAGTTCGTGGGAAAATTCAGGACTTAGATGAATCCAACCTTGTATTGGGTCCTGGAGCGAGCACAAAAATGGCTTGCATGGATATGAGCTCAGAAAACGCCATTTTACAGGCAATTTCTAAAATAAAATCTTACCAAATTGCAGATAATCAACTTACTTTGTTTGATGAGAATGGAGCGGAAGTAATGCTCCTTCAAGCTGTAGATTAA
- a CDS encoding transketolase family protein, with the protein MEKTLDLKFNYTEKKDTRSGFGDGFLEAGRRNPNVVGLCADLIGSLKMGAFQKEFPERFFQTGIAEANMMGIASGLSINGKIPFTGTFANFSTGRVYDQIRQSIAYSEKNVKICASHAGLTLGEDGATHQILEDLGMMKMLPNMTVINPCDYNQTKAATIAIAEYEGPVYLRFGRPSWPIFTPTDQKFEIGKAWKMIEGKDVTIFATGHLVWEAVVAEAILREEGISAEVINIHTIKPLDEEAILESVAKTGCAVAAEEHQYNGGLGDSVAQTLARNNPAPMEYVGVNDSFGESGTPTQLLEKYGLNAANIVKAAKKVLERK; encoded by the coding sequence ATGGAAAAAACATTGGATTTAAAATTCAACTATACAGAAAAAAAAGATACAAGATCAGGTTTCGGTGACGGCTTCTTAGAGGCAGGTCGTAGAAACCCAAATGTCGTAGGGCTTTGCGCCGATTTGATTGGTTCCTTAAAAATGGGAGCTTTTCAAAAAGAATTCCCGGAAAGATTTTTCCAAACTGGAATCGCGGAAGCAAATATGATGGGTATCGCATCCGGACTAAGCATCAATGGCAAAATTCCTTTCACAGGAACGTTTGCTAACTTCTCAACAGGTAGAGTTTATGATCAAATCAGACAGTCTATTGCCTATTCTGAAAAGAATGTGAAAATCTGTGCATCGCATGCCGGATTAACTTTGGGAGAAGATGGTGCCACCCACCAGATTTTAGAAGATTTGGGAATGATGAAAATGCTTCCCAACATGACTGTAATCAACCCTTGTGATTACAACCAAACTAAAGCTGCTACGATCGCTATAGCAGAGTATGAAGGACCGGTTTATTTAAGATTCGGTAGACCATCTTGGCCTATCTTTACTCCTACTGATCAAAAATTTGAGATTGGTAAAGCTTGGAAAATGATCGAAGGAAAGGATGTTACCATCTTTGCAACTGGTCACCTAGTATGGGAAGCCGTTGTTGCTGAAGCAATTTTGAGAGAAGAAGGAATTTCTGCCGAGGTGATCAACATCCATACGATCAAACCTTTAGACGAAGAAGCTATTTTAGAATCTGTAGCGAAAACAGGTTGTGCTGTTGCTGCTGAAGAACATCAATACAACGGTGGCCTTGGAGATAGTGTAGCACAGACTTTAGCCAGAAACAATCCTGCTCCAATGGAGTACGTAGGTGTTAATGACAGCTTTGGTGAGTCAGGCACTCCTACTCAATTACTTGAAAAGTATGGGCTTAATGCCGCAAACATTGTAAAAGCTGCAAAAAAAGTCCTAGAAAGAAAATAA
- a CDS encoding M23 family metallopeptidase gives MKLNKSFALFLLLFSTASLLLAQEIDHGYFKSPIKPGGRNYLSGNFAELRPNHFHTGLDYKTGGVEGEPILAAADGWVYRIKVSSFGYGNVIYLRHPNGKITLYGHLRNFNKKLEDFMRKKMYEAQVNELEVYPEPGELPVKQGERIADSGNTGGSGGPHLHFEIRDSLERAMDPLLFGFPEVRDKTPPTPQKIAIVPLDIDSRVNGKFERLEITPTYTGGNYVLPSTVKITGKVGLEIQSFDRLDEASNRNGFPTFQLSEANQELFSLVVNKVDFNYTRQFLLHTYRNRFTKLYTQKDLKFQYFNPSEPETGHLELDPGVKKTYELALVDAYGNKRTVSIPLQGQDLEHNVNDGTAPSRAQISYLGNILKIKAPISPDGGLAKFYVGAHEFEMLPAYQNSQSRTYLWDMNFGIPEEVDICSEVVLVGVDARVPADTDQLFANENVKIRFSERTLLEDLFLRLEQSGSQNSPRLTINDPSEYLWNEMEITWDLPNFNGDKDKLFVYQQSSNGRKSFVGGVWEGQSIRFKTRNFGTFVLDTDKVDPTITPIRLNSNEIRFKIQDSSSGIEKFEANVNGKWLLMRYEYKQALIWSETENGEALKGPVVLKVTDRAGNVKEWTGTL, from the coding sequence TTGAAGTTAAATAAATCATTCGCTCTCTTTCTACTTTTGTTTTCAACTGCATCCCTCCTTTTAGCGCAGGAAATCGATCATGGCTATTTCAAATCTCCGATCAAACCTGGTGGAAGAAACTACTTATCAGGAAATTTCGCAGAGCTCAGACCCAATCATTTTCACACGGGCTTAGACTATAAAACCGGAGGTGTCGAAGGCGAGCCTATCTTGGCTGCTGCTGATGGCTGGGTTTACCGTATCAAGGTTTCTTCTTTTGGATATGGAAACGTCATTTATTTAAGGCATCCCAATGGTAAAATCACCCTTTATGGTCACCTGAGAAATTTCAATAAAAAACTGGAAGACTTCATGCGGAAGAAAATGTATGAAGCTCAAGTGAATGAACTGGAGGTATATCCCGAGCCGGGAGAATTACCTGTGAAACAAGGCGAACGAATTGCAGACAGTGGAAACACTGGAGGTTCGGGTGGTCCTCATTTACATTTTGAAATCCGAGACAGCTTGGAACGCGCTATGGACCCTTTACTCTTTGGTTTCCCTGAAGTGAGGGACAAAACCCCTCCTACTCCTCAAAAAATAGCGATCGTGCCTTTAGATATTGATTCTAGAGTTAATGGAAAATTTGAACGATTGGAAATAACACCCACTTATACAGGCGGAAATTATGTTTTACCATCTACTGTTAAAATCACAGGAAAAGTAGGTTTGGAAATACAAAGTTTTGACCGTTTGGACGAAGCTAGTAACAGGAATGGCTTCCCTACATTCCAACTTTCAGAAGCAAACCAAGAACTCTTTTCCTTGGTAGTAAACAAAGTAGATTTTAACTACACACGTCAGTTTTTACTTCATACCTACCGAAATCGCTTTACAAAGCTTTATACTCAGAAGGACTTGAAATTTCAGTATTTCAATCCATCGGAACCAGAAACTGGACATTTGGAACTGGACCCAGGAGTTAAAAAGACCTATGAATTAGCTTTAGTCGATGCTTATGGAAACAAAAGAACTGTATCCATCCCTTTACAAGGACAGGATTTAGAACATAATGTCAATGATGGAACCGCTCCCAGCCGAGCACAGATTTCTTATCTTGGTAATATACTCAAAATCAAAGCTCCAATTTCACCGGATGGAGGACTGGCAAAATTCTATGTTGGGGCTCATGAATTTGAAATGCTCCCTGCTTATCAGAATTCTCAAAGTAGAACCTATTTATGGGACATGAATTTTGGGATTCCTGAAGAAGTGGATATTTGTTCTGAGGTAGTTTTAGTGGGCGTTGACGCAAGAGTCCCGGCAGATACAGACCAGCTTTTTGCAAATGAAAACGTGAAGATTCGGTTTTCTGAAAGAACCTTGTTGGAGGATTTATTTTTGAGATTGGAACAAAGTGGATCTCAAAACTCACCAAGACTTACTATTAACGACCCCTCGGAATATCTGTGGAATGAAATGGAAATCACTTGGGACCTGCCCAACTTTAATGGTGACAAAGACAAGCTTTTTGTCTATCAACAATCTTCTAATGGCAGAAAATCCTTCGTTGGTGGAGTTTGGGAAGGACAGTCAATCCGTTTTAAAACAAGAAATTTTGGTACTTTTGTTTTGGACACTGACAAAGTTGATCCGACGATCACTCCAATCCGGCTTAATTCAAATGAAATTCGGTTTAAAATTCAAGACAGTTCCTCAGGGATTGAGAAATTTGAAGCGAATGTAAATGGTAAATGGTTACTGATGCGATATGAATATAAGCAAGCCCTTATTTGGTCTGAAACTGAAAATGGTGAAGCACTTAAAGGGCCGGTTGTTCTTAAAGTAACAGACCGTGCCGGTAATGTCAAAGAGTGGACCGGAACTTTATAA
- the bcp gene encoding thioredoxin-dependent thiol peroxidase, whose product MELEVGQMAPDFEAKIESGETIKLSDYRGKKVVLYFYPKDNTPGCTAQACNLRDNYEALQKAGYVVLGISSDAEKSHQKFIEKQSLPFSLIADPEKKVHELYGTWVEKSMYGRKYMGTARTTFVIDEEGKIAEIISKVKTKEHTAQILK is encoded by the coding sequence ATGGAATTAGAAGTTGGGCAAATGGCCCCTGATTTTGAAGCAAAAATTGAATCTGGAGAAACTATAAAACTTTCAGATTATCGAGGAAAGAAAGTGGTCCTATATTTTTACCCAAAGGACAATACTCCAGGATGTACTGCACAAGCATGTAACTTAAGAGACAATTATGAGGCTTTACAAAAGGCTGGATATGTAGTTTTAGGGATCAGTTCTGATGCTGAAAAGTCACATCAAAAATTTATTGAAAAACAATCACTTCCCTTTTCATTGATTGCTGATCCAGAGAAAAAAGTTCATGAATTATATGGCACTTGGGTAGAAAAATCAATGTATGGGAGAAAATACATGGGCACCGCCCGAACTACTTTTGTTATTGATGAAGAAGGAAAAATTGCCGAAATCATCTCAAAAGTAAAGACGAAAGAACACACTGCGCAAATCTTAAAATAA